In Candidatus Defluviibacterium haderslevense, the following are encoded in one genomic region:
- a CDS encoding TonB-dependent receptor gives MKNYYLNLILLLFTISSNSVFAQSPTQTIRGTIIDKQSQSIITGANVIVMNQSPQKGAVSDINGHFRIDGMMVGRFDLKVSYLGYNEVVLSNIEITLGKEVVLEIGIEENVNSLDEVIVSASKKNETNNELVSVSGRSFSIEDVNRYAGGRSDPSRLAANFAGVSSPDDSRNDIVIRGNSPTGVLWRIEGLNIPNPNHFSTIGTTGGPVSAINTNVIKNSDFFTSAFPSEYGNANAGVFDLGLRAGNSEKREHTLQLGALTGLEAMTEGPINKEKGSSYLFAYRYSFTGVAQAIGIPIGTAATPFYQDLSFKINGGLTKFGKFTLFGLGGKSKIDFLHNKIDEADLFANPSKDSYFTSDIGLVGVKHFIKLNERSYFNSVIGATYNGSEFLEDHVVLEPKSVERDIENKTSQIHYSINSSFNSKINSKMFVKVGFISELIQLDLDAREKISDTLWNHYWDFKDRTYLHQAYAQGKYRFNEKFTLNIGVHGQYLALNGSFTIEPRVGLKYQMTEKQTLSFGYGGHSQMQPTDVYFYRTRLSDGSFNQSNMDLEFTRSQHFVLGYDVLPLKDWRIKTELYYQELSNVPVTIAPSSFSMLNTGASFIPNDQDHLVNEGSGTNYGAELTIEKFFSHGYYALLTGTVYESKYKGSDEIERNTAFNGTYVYNVLGGKDFNIGRDKRHVINIGIKLTQAGGRYFTPVDLEASQKIHEQVLQGDSKAYSERNPDFFRFDIKMGITMNSKRFKLSQSFSFDIQNVTNNKNVFAQRYNPVTNTINTAYQIGFFPNFVYKIQF, from the coding sequence ATGAAAAATTATTATTTAAATTTAATCTTGTTGCTATTTACAATATCATCTAATAGCGTATTTGCCCAAAGTCCAACTCAAACGATTAGAGGGACCATAATAGATAAACAATCGCAATCAATAATTACGGGTGCTAATGTAATCGTAATGAACCAAAGTCCACAAAAAGGTGCTGTAAGTGATATCAATGGACATTTCAGAATTGATGGAATGATGGTAGGAAGATTTGACCTAAAAGTGAGTTATCTTGGGTATAATGAAGTGGTGTTGTCTAATATAGAAATTACTTTAGGTAAGGAAGTTGTACTAGAAATTGGAATAGAAGAGAATGTCAATTCCTTAGATGAAGTTATCGTGTCGGCGAGCAAAAAAAATGAAACGAATAATGAACTTGTGTCAGTAAGTGGTCGATCCTTTTCTATTGAGGATGTGAATCGATATGCTGGAGGGCGTTCAGATCCTTCGCGTTTGGCAGCAAATTTTGCAGGTGTGAGTTCACCGGATGATTCGCGAAATGATATTGTCATTCGTGGTAACTCTCCAACCGGTGTGCTGTGGCGGATAGAAGGATTGAATATTCCGAATCCTAATCACTTTTCAACAATTGGTACAACAGGAGGTCCAGTAAGTGCAATCAATACGAATGTGATTAAGAATTCAGATTTTTTTACCTCTGCTTTTCCATCGGAATATGGTAATGCGAATGCGGGTGTTTTTGATTTGGGACTTAGAGCTGGTAATTCTGAGAAGAGAGAACATACCTTACAATTAGGCGCATTGACGGGATTAGAAGCTATGACAGAAGGACCTATAAATAAAGAGAAAGGTTCTTCTTATTTATTCGCTTATCGATATTCATTTACAGGCGTGGCACAAGCGATTGGAATTCCTATTGGAACAGCTGCGACACCATTTTATCAAGACCTTTCATTCAAAATTAATGGTGGGTTAACCAAATTTGGAAAATTCACTTTGTTTGGTTTGGGCGGAAAAAGTAAAATTGATTTCTTGCATAATAAAATTGATGAAGCCGATTTATTTGCAAATCCATCCAAGGATAGTTATTTTACGAGCGACATAGGATTAGTGGGTGTTAAACATTTTATTAAATTGAATGAAAGATCTTATTTCAATAGTGTTATTGGTGCGACTTATAATGGATCTGAATTTCTGGAAGATCATGTGGTGCTAGAACCTAAATCTGTAGAACGAGATATTGAAAATAAAACGAGTCAAATTCACTATTCTATAAATTCATCGTTCAATTCAAAAATCAATTCAAAAATGTTTGTGAAAGTAGGATTCATATCTGAACTGATCCAACTTGATTTAGATGCAAGAGAGAAAATCTCTGATACCTTATGGAATCATTATTGGGATTTCAAAGATAGAACCTATCTCCATCAGGCTTATGCTCAAGGTAAGTATAGATTTAATGAAAAATTTACTTTAAATATTGGAGTTCATGGACAATATTTAGCATTGAATGGGTCTTTTACTATTGAGCCAAGAGTAGGTTTAAAATATCAAATGACAGAAAAACAAACTTTGAGTTTTGGTTATGGTGGTCATAGCCAAATGCAACCGACAGATGTTTATTTTTATAGAACGAGATTATCTGATGGAAGTTTTAATCAATCCAATATGGATTTAGAATTTACAAGAAGTCAACATTTTGTATTAGGATATGATGTCCTTCCATTAAAGGATTGGAGAATCAAAACGGAATTGTATTATCAAGAGTTATCAAATGTTCCTGTAACGATAGCGCCAAGTAGTTTTTCAATGTTAAATACCGGAGCCAGTTTTATTCCAAATGATCAGGACCATTTGGTGAATGAAGGAAGCGGAACGAATTATGGAGCTGAGTTAACGATTGAGAAATTTTTTAGTCATGGATATTATGCATTATTAACTGGAACAGTATATGAATCAAAATACAAGGGCAGTGACGAGATAGAGCGGAATACCGCATTCAACGGAACCTATGTGTATAATGTTTTAGGTGGAAAGGATTTCAACATAGGAAGAGACAAAAGACATGTCATTAATATAGGTATTAAGTTGACTCAGGCTGGTGGTCGTTATTTTACACCTGTTGATCTTGAGGCATCTCAAAAAATACATGAACAAGTATTACAGGGTGATTCAAAAGCCTATTCTGAACGAAATCCAGATTTTTTTAGATTTGATATCAAAATGGGGATTACTATGAATAGTAAAAGATTTAAATTATCACAATCTTTTTCATTTGATATTCAAAATGTAACCAATAATAAAAATGTATTTGCTCAACGATACAATCCAGTTACCAATACCATTAATACAGCTTATCAAATTGGTTTTTTTCCAAACTTTGTTTATAAAATACAATTTTAG
- a CDS encoding DUF3494 domain-containing protein, translated as MKNFTANILVTLFILFQYNLSYSQAPDLGSCANFAVFTAVGAFSNDGATVVTGDIGTDVGAFTGFPPGVVFGQIHVADAISAQAAIDVDVAYGFLSAVTCGLVIGTTLGGGQILTPNVYCTGAASTLDGDLILDADCDPNGLFIIKIDGAFSSTVLSRVILRNSASLCNVYWQINGAVELGASSIFRGNILANGAISLLDGASLYGRALSREGAIDLHNNTVDFNMLPAAQIIVADGPIVFCEGDSVVLSGNCGGVWNDGSTGATLTVTQGGNYFVTSTNACGSVTSNHIIVVVNPAPICTITGNTVICQGQSTQLCAAAGATNYIWNTGEVSSCIVVTETGVYTVTVSDQIGCSSVCSISVIVSPLPNCTITGIDSICQGQTTQLCAPAGLSSYLWSTGETTQCINVSVTGLYSITVTDEIGCSNICSILVTVSQLPNCTITGNNIICEGQIAVLCTTPGAASYLWSNGNTTNCITVGISGIYTVTVTELSGCSSTCSIEVIVNPSPICTITGGGSICLGQSSQLCGITGMTSYLWSTGETTECILITSGGTYSLTVTNMNGCSSVCSSIVDANPAPICTITGNSAQCFGQTVSLCATPGMTQYFWSTGEATECISVNVTGAYYVTVTDVVGCTSVCSEKVVFTAGPNCLISGSNFICDGQTTMLCALQGVANARYLWNTGETTNCINVSEGGTYTLTVTSANGCTSVCSKVVDLILLPECTIIGEDGMCHGETLQWCAPFEVGNTYLWNTGATTNCIEVRETGTYTVTVSRNGCSSVCSKTLLVKDNPLCVITGSDIICKGSTTTFCAPDVSGNTYVWTDPSNATRTTRCITVSNPGTYFLNVFNEGCTSTCSATLTVNPNPICSISGNMHPERGKSTVLCAVAGMQSYKWSHGETSRCVSIGYSGMFTVTVTSTNGCTSSCMAMVVYPGDKDMTTGGNTSNDHISNSDEENENLVGDTEINEYNNSDVFPGPNILDRSAVIRNNDIQVSAYPNPFHTKTTIQFQIFSNNAHVVIELYQLTGHKLVTLFDQNVEQQMFYYVDVNAENFANGVYYYKITNGDQIINNKLILMR; from the coding sequence ATGAAAAATTTTACCGCAAATATTTTAGTGACTTTATTTATTTTATTTCAATATAACCTTTCATACAGTCAAGCACCTGATTTGGGTTCTTGTGCTAACTTCGCAGTTTTTACGGCAGTTGGAGCCTTTTCTAATGATGGTGCTACTGTTGTAACTGGAGATATTGGCACAGATGTTGGCGCATTCACAGGTTTTCCACCGGGAGTTGTATTTGGACAAATTCATGTAGCCGATGCTATATCAGCTCAAGCAGCTATTGATGTGGATGTGGCTTATGGTTTTCTAAGTGCAGTCACTTGTGGATTGGTCATTGGTACTACTTTAGGTGGAGGGCAAATTCTCACACCTAATGTTTATTGTACAGGTGCAGCCTCGACATTAGATGGAGATTTGATTTTAGATGCAGATTGTGATCCCAATGGTTTGTTTATCATTAAAATTGATGGTGCGTTTTCCTCAACAGTTTTATCTAGAGTGATTTTAAGAAATTCTGCATCATTGTGTAATGTATACTGGCAAATTAATGGTGCTGTTGAATTAGGTGCAAGTTCTATTTTTAGAGGTAATATTTTAGCGAATGGTGCAATTAGTTTATTGGATGGTGCTTCTCTTTATGGAAGAGCTCTTTCCCGTGAAGGTGCAATTGATTTGCATAATAATACAGTTGATTTTAATATGCTTCCAGCTGCACAAATAATTGTTGCTGACGGACCTATTGTTTTTTGTGAAGGTGACAGTGTAGTGCTATCAGGAAATTGTGGTGGTGTGTGGAATGACGGTTCAACTGGTGCTACGTTAACAGTAACACAAGGAGGTAATTATTTCGTAACAAGTACGAATGCTTGTGGAAGTGTAACTTCAAATCATATTATAGTTGTGGTGAATCCTGCACCCATTTGTACAATAACTGGGAATACAGTAATTTGTCAAGGACAATCGACGCAATTATGTGCAGCAGCTGGTGCAACAAATTATATATGGAATACAGGTGAAGTAAGCAGTTGTATTGTAGTCACTGAAACTGGAGTTTATACAGTAACCGTATCGGATCAAATAGGATGTAGCAGTGTGTGTAGTATTTCAGTAATCGTTAGTCCATTACCTAATTGTACCATTACAGGAATAGATTCAATATGTCAAGGTCAAACGACACAACTATGTGCCCCGGCTGGATTAAGCAGTTATTTATGGAGTACTGGAGAAACAACGCAATGCATCAATGTAAGTGTTACAGGTTTATATTCTATTACTGTTACAGATGAAATTGGATGTAGTAATATATGCAGTATTTTGGTAACCGTGAGTCAACTACCTAATTGTACCATCACTGGAAATAATATTATTTGTGAAGGCCAGATTGCAGTATTGTGCACAACGCCTGGAGCTGCAAGTTATTTGTGGAGTAATGGGAATACAACCAATTGTATAACAGTCGGAATTTCTGGAATTTATACAGTTACAGTGACAGAACTATCAGGTTGTAGTAGTACATGTAGTATAGAAGTGATTGTTAATCCATCACCGATTTGTACAATCACTGGAGGTGGTTCTATTTGTTTAGGTCAATCGTCTCAATTGTGTGGAATTACAGGTATGACAAGTTATTTATGGAGTACAGGTGAAACAACAGAATGTATTTTGATTACTTCTGGTGGGACGTATTCTTTAACAGTAACTAATATGAATGGTTGTAGTAGTGTATGCAGCTCAATAGTGGACGCGAATCCAGCACCAATATGCACAATTACTGGCAATAGCGCACAATGTTTTGGACAAACCGTAAGCTTATGTGCTACACCTGGTATGACACAATATTTTTGGAGTACAGGTGAAGCAACAGAATGTATTTCTGTAAATGTTACAGGAGCATATTATGTTACGGTAACCGATGTTGTAGGTTGTACTAGTGTTTGTAGCGAGAAAGTTGTGTTTACTGCAGGACCGAATTGTCTTATTAGTGGAAGCAATTTTATTTGTGATGGACAAACTACTATGTTATGTGCACTTCAAGGTGTTGCCAATGCAAGATATTTATGGAATACTGGAGAGACAACTAATTGTATAAATGTTTCTGAAGGAGGAACATATACGTTAACTGTAACAAGTGCTAATGGTTGCACCAGTGTGTGTAGTAAAGTGGTTGATTTAATTCTATTGCCCGAATGTACAATTATTGGAGAAGACGGTATGTGTCATGGAGAAACACTGCAATGGTGTGCTCCATTTGAAGTTGGTAATACTTATTTATGGAATACCGGTGCTACAACAAATTGTATTGAAGTCAGAGAAACTGGTACCTATACAGTAACTGTATCTCGCAATGGTTGTTCTAGTGTATGCAGCAAAACACTATTAGTAAAAGATAATCCATTATGTGTGATTACTGGAAGTGACATTATATGTAAAGGAAGCACAACAACTTTTTGCGCACCCGATGTCAGTGGTAATACCTATGTTTGGACTGATCCATCCAATGCAACAAGAACAACAAGATGTATTACGGTTAGTAATCCTGGAACTTATTTTCTAAATGTGTTTAATGAAGGATGTACCAGTACTTGTAGTGCTACTTTAACCGTCAATCCGAATCCGATTTGTTCTATTTCCGGTAACATGCATCCTGAACGTGGAAAAAGTACAGTGTTATGCGCAGTAGCTGGAATGCAATCTTATAAATGGTCTCATGGTGAGACTTCTAGGTGTGTTTCTATTGGATATTCTGGCATGTTTACGGTTACAGTTACAAGTACCAACGGGTGCACTAGTTCTTGTATGGCGATGGTTGTTTACCCTGGCGATAAAGATATGACAACAGGTGGAAATACTTCAAATGATCATATCTCAAATTCTGATGAAGAAAATGAAAACTTGGTTGGAGATACAGAAATTAACGAGTATAATAATTCGGATGTATTTCCAGGACCTAACATTTTAGATAGAAGTGCAGTAATAAGAAATAATGATATTCAGGTTTCAGCATATCCGAATCCATTTCATACTAAAACAACCATTCAATTTCAAATTTTTTCAAATAACGCTCATGTAGTAATTGAACTGTATCAATTAACAGGTCACAAGTTGGTAACATTATTTGATCAGAACGTTGAGCAACAAATGTTTTATTATGTTGATGTCAATGCTGAAAATTTTGCAAATGGTGTTTATTATTATAAAATTACAAACGGTGATCAGATTATAAATAACAAATTGATATTAATGAGATAG
- a CDS encoding histidine kinase, producing the protein MKDNKIRFLYMIIVGIFISLLLDIIKIGGQTYHNQLFDFIISILITIVVWEGNLRLDHWMNIRFPWVLKPIKRVAFHLPASIFFSAFVIYLSMLAFNKYVCPLPEDTKESFMITSLVIGVLISIILLTVEISTQFFKQWKSSLVEIEKYKSESLQAQLQNLKNQLNPHFLFNNMSVLSSLVYKDQDKAVDFINQLSKVYRYLLDNRNNELVTLKTELNFIESYNFLLKIRFDKNIRFDVNIPEHYLSWYLPPMSLQMLIENTIKHNEVSTELPLTVSINIHLDMLQVSNNLQLRTMNEISSKTGIQNIRERYKYFTERNVEVIETPNEFIVRIPLLDQK; encoded by the coding sequence ATGAAAGATAATAAAATCAGATTTTTGTACATGATTATTGTGGGAATATTTATTTCCCTGCTTCTTGATATTATTAAAATTGGGGGTCAGACTTATCATAATCAATTATTTGATTTTATTATTTCTATTTTAATAACCATTGTAGTGTGGGAAGGGAATTTGCGATTGGATCATTGGATGAATATTAGATTTCCTTGGGTTCTGAAACCGATTAAAAGAGTTGCGTTTCATTTGCCTGCAAGTATATTTTTTAGTGCTTTCGTGATTTACCTTTCCATGCTTGCATTCAATAAATATGTATGTCCATTACCCGAAGATACCAAAGAATCATTTATGATTACTTCTTTGGTAATCGGAGTATTAATTTCAATCATACTTTTAACTGTAGAAATTAGTACACAATTTTTTAAGCAATGGAAATCATCTCTGGTTGAAATTGAAAAATATAAAAGTGAAAGTTTACAAGCGCAACTTCAAAACTTGAAAAATCAATTGAATCCACACTTTTTATTTAATAATATGAGTGTGCTTTCTTCATTAGTTTATAAAGATCAGGATAAAGCGGTTGATTTCATCAATCAACTTTCTAAAGTGTACCGATATTTATTGGATAATCGGAATAATGAATTGGTTACCTTGAAGACTGAACTTAATTTTATTGAATCCTATAATTTTCTACTTAAAATTAGGTTTGATAAAAATATTCGATTTGATGTAAACATACCTGAACACTACTTGAGTTGGTATTTACCTCCTATGTCACTGCAGATGCTAATAGAAAATACCATTAAACATAATGAGGTATCTACTGAGCTTCCCTTAACTGTTAGTATAAACATACATCTAGATATGCTTCAGGTTAGTAATAATTTACAGCTCAGAACGATGAATGAGATCAGTTCAAAAACTGGGATACAGAATATTAGGGAGCGATATAAGTATTTCACAGAAAGGAATGTTGAAGTCATTGAAACACCAAATGAGTTTATTGTAAGAATTCCATTATTAGATCAAAAATGA
- a CDS encoding response regulator transcription factor, which produces MKVIIIEDEMLSAEHLELLLKRIDPEIAIIGIFDSVKKSITEFERGLKADLLFVDIHLADGLSFEIFSKISIETPVIFTTAFDEYAIQAFKVNSIDYLLKPIGLSELQVAVEKFKKWNLVNQKSLLEQLSHLYHGFNKQYKTRFMVKMGDQIVSIKAEDILHFIAEDGIVLLMSKDVKRYPVDFTLDQIDEMLDPTVFFRINRKVIININAIQKVTSYFNSRLKVNAIQLSDDSAIVSRDRVSEFKMWLDR; this is translated from the coding sequence ATGAAAGTCATTATTATAGAAGACGAGATGCTATCTGCTGAACATCTTGAACTTTTGCTTAAGCGGATTGATCCTGAAATTGCAATCATTGGCATTTTTGATTCTGTAAAGAAAAGTATCACAGAATTTGAGCGTGGATTGAAAGCAGATTTATTGTTTGTGGATATACATTTGGCAGATGGTTTGAGTTTTGAAATATTCTCAAAAATCAGCATAGAAACTCCTGTTATTTTTACAACCGCTTTTGATGAATATGCTATTCAAGCTTTTAAGGTGAATAGTATAGATTATTTATTGAAACCCATTGGGTTAAGTGAATTACAAGTTGCCGTTGAAAAATTTAAAAAATGGAATTTAGTTAATCAAAAATCTCTTTTAGAACAACTTAGTCACTTATATCATGGTTTTAATAAACAATATAAGACCCGTTTTATGGTTAAAATGGGTGATCAAATTGTATCAATTAAAGCAGAAGATATTCTTCATTTTATAGCAGAGGATGGAATTGTTTTACTGATGTCCAAAGATGTAAAACGATATCCAGTTGATTTTACTTTAGATCAAATTGATGAGATGTTGGATCCGACCGTATTTTTCAGAATCAACCGCAAAGTTATCATTAATATAAATGCTATCCAGAAGGTAACTTCATATTTTAATAGTAGATTAAAAGTTAATGCCATTCAATTATCAGATGATTCTGCTATCGTTAGTCGTGATCGTGTTAGTGAATTTAAAATGTGGTTGGATCGTTAA
- a CDS encoding NYN domain-containing protein: protein MELNNDLKLAVLIDADNVPYANVKEMFEEIAKYGIPTFKRIYADWTKPTVAGWKKILLENAITPIQQYSYSTGKNASDSALIIDAMDILYTGKVDGFCIVSSDSDFTRLATRLREAGMKVIGIGEKKTLNPFITACDKFIYIEILKPEVINPIKNGNKKTSKDNSPMVNEPLSKIDQGIIKLFLDSVSDLADENGWAFLGELGNLMLKKKPDFDPRNYGHPKMLSLIKAVHKFEIDERDTGKKNTKHIYVRRKIN from the coding sequence ATGGAATTAAATAATGATTTAAAATTGGCGGTATTAATAGATGCTGATAACGTGCCGTATGCCAATGTGAAGGAAATGTTTGAAGAAATAGCTAAATATGGTATTCCAACATTCAAACGTATATATGCAGACTGGACTAAACCAACTGTAGCAGGTTGGAAAAAAATCTTGTTGGAAAATGCTATCACGCCCATACAGCAATATAGTTATTCCACAGGTAAGAACGCTTCTGATAGTGCATTGATCATAGATGCCATGGATATATTGTATACCGGTAAAGTAGATGGATTCTGTATTGTGTCCAGTGATAGCGATTTTACAAGGCTGGCAACACGACTAAGAGAAGCCGGTATGAAGGTCATAGGAATAGGAGAGAAGAAGACTTTGAATCCCTTCATTACAGCTTGTGATAAATTCATATATATAGAAATTTTGAAGCCTGAAGTTATTAACCCAATAAAAAATGGCAATAAGAAAACATCAAAAGACAATAGCCCAATGGTTAATGAACCCTTGAGCAAAATAGATCAAGGCATCATCAAATTATTTCTGGATAGTGTGTCTGATCTTGCAGATGAGAATGGTTGGGCTTTCTTAGGCGAATTAGGTAATCTAATGCTCAAAAAGAAACCCGACTTCGATCCAAGAAATTATGGTCATCCTAAAATGTTATCCTTAATAAAAGCTGTTCATAAATTTGAAATAGATGAACGTGATACCGGGAAGAAGAATACGAAACATATTTATGTTAGGAGGAAAATCAATTAA